ATTTGTCTTAGAGGTATGATTTTATGAAATATAAATTTTTGTGGTGTATTTTCATAGTCTTATCTATATTTACAGTCACTGCGTGCAGCAGCAAAAGTAATATGGTAAAAAGTAGTTTAAATAGTTACATAGATGCATGGACAAAATACAACTATGATTTAATGTACAGTAAGATGGATAAAGATAGTAAATCTAGGATTGCTAAAAAAGATTTTGTGAGTCGTTACAATAATATTTACAGTGGAATAGAAGCAAAGAATATAAATGTAAAGATTGACAGCAGCAGTGACATAAAATATGAAGATGGAATTGCAAAAGTGCCAATAAAGGTAAGTATGGATACTGCAGCAGGTAAATTAGATTTTTCAAACAGTATAAGTTTGAAAAAAGAAAAGGACAACGGCAAAACAGATTGGAGAGTAGAGTGGAGTCCTTCTAATATATTTCCGGATTTAAAAGAAGGAAATAAAATAAGGATAGATACTGTACAGGGAAAAAGAGGTACGATTTATGATAGAAATGGCAATCCTATAGCAGAGGATGGGCGGGCAGCACAAATTGGGATTGTACCTGAAGCTTTAGAACAAAATGGTGAAAAATCTAAGGAAAATGTAGCTGCCTTATTAAACATTTCAAAAGAAGATATACATAAGAGACTCTCTGCATCTTATGTAAAAAAGGATATGTTTGTACCTATAAAGGTAGTACAGGAAGACGATAGTAGTCTAGCTGTACTTCAAAGAATTTCGGGAGTAAAAGTACAGTATATAAAGGAGAGAGTGTATCCATTAAAAAATGCAGCTGCACATTTAACAGGGTATGTACATAAAGTTACTGCAGAAGAATTAAAAATAAATAAAAATTATGGACCTGATGATGTAATAGGTAAATCAGGATTAGAACAAATATATGAAAGTACTTTAAGAGCTCAAAACGGATATGAAATTTATATTGTAGATAAAAATAATAAGAAAAAAAAGACTCTTATAAAGAGAAAAGTACATAATGGAAAAGATATAAAACTTACTATAGATTCTAAAATTCAAAGTTTACTATATAATGAATTGCAGCAGGATGCTGGTATGGGTGTTAGCATGAATCCTAAAACGGGTGAGGTTCTAGCCCTTGTAAGTACTCCTTCTTTTGATCCTAATGATTTTGTAATGGGTATGTCAAGTGATACTTGGAAAACTTTAAATGAAGATAAGAGAAGACCTTTATACAATAGATTTCAGAGCAATGTGGTTCCTGGATCTGTTTTCAAGCCTATTACAGCAGCAATAGGTTTAAAGGATGGTAAATTAAATCCACAAGTGTCTAAAAATATTTCTGGACTTAAATGGCAAAAAGACAGCAGTTGGGGAAAGTATTATGTTACACGAGTAGAGGATTATGGCGAGCCTAGCAATCTTTTGAATGCTCTTGTTTATTCAGATAATATATATTTTGCAAAAGTTGCACTGGATATTGGAAAAGACACTATGGAGACAGAACTTAAAAATTGGGGGCTAGGTGAGAGAATGCCTTTTGAGTATGGACTCTCTAAATCACAATTAGCTTCAAAAGGAAATATAAAAACAGAGGTGCAGCTGGCAGACAGCGGATATGGCCAGGGAGAAATTCTATTAAATCCAGTTCACTTAATGGCAATGTATGATTCTTTTGTGAATGAAGGAAATATTATAAAACCATACCTTATATATAAAGATAATGCTAGAGCACAGATATGGAAAAAAGCTGTATATCCTAAAGAAGATGCAAATATTATTTTAAATGACCTGGAACAGGTAGTTTCAAATCCTAAAGGGACGGGACATGAAGCATATATATCTGGAATGAATTTGGCAGGAAAGACAGGCACTGCAGAGATAAAGGCTTCACAGGAGGACACTAGTGGAACAGAAGTTGGATGGTTTGCTGCAGTTAACGTGGATAACCCAAAGCTTTTAGTAATAGCCATGGTGGAAAATGCTAAAGAAAAGGGAGGCAGCCATTATGTGGTTCCTATAGTCAAAAGTGTATTTGAACAGGCAAGATAGGGCTATATTTTGTTTGATGGTTATCTATTGTAATACTTTTACACACTTTATGAAAGCGACTAAATAGGATTCGTTGATAAGTTTAGTTGCAATGTGGAATATAATTTAAATTTTTGATATAATAGTATATAAAGGAAATAAATAAATTTTTAATTTATTTAAGGTGAAAGAAATTAAAAACAGGACAAAAAGTCGGAAGCAGTGCTCTGACTTTTTTTAAATAAATTAAATAAACGTTTTCATAAAATTATATTTATATTTTCAGGGGGAGTGTAAATGAAAAATCTAAAAGTTAGGGGTAAAATAAATCTTTTAATAGTATGTATCATTCTGATTTTAAGTGTTTCAGTTCTTATATTAGTACATCATAATTTAAGTAATATAACAGACGAAAGCTATTCAAACCAACTGAAATCAAATTCTGGTATGGCTTTAAAGTTATTAGATGAAAAATATAGTGGAGCATGGAAAGAAAAAAAAGGAAAATTATACAAGGGAAGTAAACTTATAAGTGGAGATACTAAATTTGTAGATTCTATAAAAGCGGAGACGGGTGAAGAAGTTACTATATTTTTAAAAGATACAAGGATTTCTACGACGGTAATGAACAAGGGAAATAGAGCTATAAATACAAAAGCCTTATCTGAGGTTTCAAATAAAGTGTTGAAATCTGGAGAAGATTTTAGGGGAGAAACAAAAATATTGAATGTACCCTATGAGGTAATATATAAACCAATCAAGGATAATGAAGGAAATGTACTGGGAATGTTTTTTATAGGCATTAGTAAAAGTGTAATAAATAATCAAATATTTGAAGTTTTTAAAAGCATAGGCATTATTGTGATATTAATAGCTATATTGTCCGTTATAGCAGCAAATATTTTTGTATCCAAGATAACTAAAGTATTACTTTATTCTGCAGGATATATGAACACTTTATCAAAAGGAGATTTTACTAAAGAAGTTCCTGGAGAATACTTGAATTATAAAGATGAAGGAGGAGTTTTAGCCAAAGGTATAGAAGGTATGAGAAAATCTGTAAATAGTTTATTGTATACAATTAGAAATGATTTTAAAACTATACTTGATAAATCAAATAGTTTGGTTCTGATTTCTAAAGAATTATCTGGATCTTCAAGTGATGTATCCCAGACTATAAATCAGGTGGCTGGAGCAAACACAAATCAGGCACAAGAATTAGTTGCTGTAAATGAGGTTATAGATTCCTTTAGCAATGAATTGTCTAAGATAGTTGAGGATATAAATGAAATAGATAGAAGCTCTAATGAGATAGACAGTATGGCAAAAGAAAATAGTGAAAAACTGCCTAATATAGAAAAGTCTATTACAAAAGTAAATGATTCTTTTAAAATGTTTAAGGATGATATAACGGAGTTTAGCAGTAATGTGCTGAAAATAAATGATATAACTAATATTATAAACAGTATTTCAGATCAAACTAACCTGTTAGCTTTAAATGCAGCTATAGAAGCAGCTAGGGCTGGAGAAGCTGGAAAAGGTTTTGCAGTTGTGGCAGAGGAAGTAAGAAAATTAGCTGCACAAACTAAGGAGTCTTCTACAAGTATAGATAGTTTAATTAAATTGCTTTCTAATAAAATAGGAGCCATAGTAAAGGAAACTTCAGAGATGGATAATGAAATTGTAAATCAAACTAATTCCATAAATGAATCTGTAGAAGCTTTTACTAATATAACTTATGCGGTTAATAATATAATACCTAAAATTCAAAAAGTGAATGTATCCGTAGACAATCTAGAAAAAAGCAAAGATAAAATAGTGAGTAGTGTAGAAGAAACCTCAGCTACTGCAGAAGAGATGGCTGCATCTACTGAGGAAATAGCAGCTTCCAGTGCTGAAATGAGTAAGTCTGCAAATAAAGTATATGAAGTTGCAGAGAATCTTGAAAGTATGACAGAAAATCTTAAGGAAAATATAATTAAGTTTAGAATAAATAATTAATATGTCAACTTTGGCACATATAAAAATATTGCTGATTTATATAAATTTGAAGCTTGTTTTGCATTAGCAAAACAAGCTTCAAAAAATAAATTAATTTTCTGACATAAGGAAGAAAACTTACATTCACTGTCCTATGTCCTCTGTCAATTGTCCTTTAAAAAATGGCGGAACTTTAAGGTTCTGCCATTTTTATTTTAAGTGGATGATATGATATAGGTTATTATAGATACTGCTAATATTAATGCTATAAAAAAAATTGTAGTAGCAGTTTTTATATGCTTTTTGTGCAATTCTATTGGAGAAAGTTGTTCTTTCATGTTATAGCTCCTTCTATTATGTAATTATAATAATAAATTTAATATAATTTATTATGTAATTTAATTATATAATAAATAAATTACTATTTCAATATTATGAATTGTTGTAAGATAATATATTACTACATAATGTGGAATTATATGTGACTAAATATCAATAATTAAGTTTCCCGTAACTTATTGACAGAAATATAAAAAAGGTGTTTAATATAACTGACCAGTCAGTTATATTAAATTAGGCATATTTACAAATTGTAAACTTTAGGCATCTTTTTATATTTACAACATTGATTTTATTTATAAAGTTTCAAGAGAGGAGATAGCATGAACTTTTTTAAAGTAGTATGGGCTGATATTCGTAATATACTTAGTAGTAAACTTATGCTGCTTGGATTATCTGCTATAATATGTATACCTCTTATATATGGAGGTATGTATCTTGCAGCTTTTTGGGATCCATATTCAAAAACAGAAAACATTCCAGTAGCTGTTGTAAATATAGATTCAGGTGGTAAAATTGATGATAAAGAAGTAAATTATGGAAATGATATTGTAAATAATTTAAAAGATAATAAAGATCTTAAATGGAAATTTTCTAAAGATCTTAAGAACTCCAAAGAGTATTTGGAACAGGGTAAGTATTATGCAATGTTTATTATACCAAAAGATTTTACAAAACGTATGGTACAAGCTGATAAAGGAATTTTAGAAAAACCTAATTTAATATTTGTTACTAATAAGAAAAAAAATTATGTAGTAGGCCTTATATCTGATAAAGCAGCTATTGCAGTAAAAGATAGTATAAATAAAAGTATGATATATAATATTGGAATAAAAGTTTACGACAGTATGTATGAATTGAGAGATGGAATGGAAAGTGCATCTAATGGAACTTCCCAGATTAAAGATGGAGTTACGGATATGAAAGATGCTGTTCCATCTATGGAAAATGGTATGGACAAACTATATAATGGAGCTTCCACTTTGACTAATAAAATAAATGATGCTGCAGATGGAAGTAATGAGCTGAGGGATGGACTTGGAACTTTAAATGGGAAAATGCCTGATCTTATAGATGGGGTGAACAAGCTTTTAAAAGGTTCTTCTACTATAACTGATAAAATAGGAGATGCTGCAGATGGAAGTAAGTCACTTAGAAATGGAATTAATTCATTAAGTGGTAAGATTCCTGATTTATCAGATGGAATTGACAAACTTTATGATGGATCTACATCACTGCAAGATGGACTTCACGAAATGGACGACAATATGCCTGATTTAGTGGATGGTGTGGGAAAACTTAAAGATGGATCAAAGCAGTTAAAAGATGGACTTGATCAGGTTAAATCCGGAGTTGGAGATGCAGAGAGTACAGCTAAAGTACAAATAGAAAAAAATAGGCAATATATTGTACGAAATGTTTATCCTGAAGTTCAGAGATTAACATATATTGCAAGTACTGTAGATAACCAAATACCGGATAATAGCAATTTAAAGCCAATATCTCAAATTATAGTCTACAATTTGCAATTGCTGCAGGGTCAATTGAAGGACTTGGCGGATGGTGGAGAATTAGATTATTCTAAGATAATGGGTATCCTAAATAATACAAATTCATACCTTCAAAGTGTTTCTACTAGTATAGAAAGCTTAATGAGTAAATTAGATAAAAGCAGCAATACATATGCTGTTTGCAGTGAGCTTGATACTCAGGTGAAGTTTTTAGAAAGTACTGTAAGCAATATAAAATCGGCATTAGAGAGTGTGAAACAACTTATAGATGGAATT
The genomic region above belongs to Clostridium sp. AWRP and contains:
- a CDS encoding penicillin-binding transpeptidase domain-containing protein, which codes for MKYKFLWCIFIVLSIFTVTACSSKSNMVKSSLNSYIDAWTKYNYDLMYSKMDKDSKSRIAKKDFVSRYNNIYSGIEAKNINVKIDSSSDIKYEDGIAKVPIKVSMDTAAGKLDFSNSISLKKEKDNGKTDWRVEWSPSNIFPDLKEGNKIRIDTVQGKRGTIYDRNGNPIAEDGRAAQIGIVPEALEQNGEKSKENVAALLNISKEDIHKRLSASYVKKDMFVPIKVVQEDDSSLAVLQRISGVKVQYIKERVYPLKNAAAHLTGYVHKVTAEELKINKNYGPDDVIGKSGLEQIYESTLRAQNGYEIYIVDKNNKKKKTLIKRKVHNGKDIKLTIDSKIQSLLYNELQQDAGMGVSMNPKTGEVLALVSTPSFDPNDFVMGMSSDTWKTLNEDKRRPLYNRFQSNVVPGSVFKPITAAIGLKDGKLNPQVSKNISGLKWQKDSSWGKYYVTRVEDYGEPSNLLNALVYSDNIYFAKVALDIGKDTMETELKNWGLGERMPFEYGLSKSQLASKGNIKTEVQLADSGYGQGEILLNPVHLMAMYDSFVNEGNIIKPYLIYKDNARAQIWKKAVYPKEDANIILNDLEQVVSNPKGTGHEAYISGMNLAGKTGTAEIKASQEDTSGTEVGWFAAVNVDNPKLLVIAMVENAKEKGGSHYVVPIVKSVFEQAR
- a CDS encoding methyl-accepting chemotaxis protein gives rise to the protein MKNLKVRGKINLLIVCIILILSVSVLILVHHNLSNITDESYSNQLKSNSGMALKLLDEKYSGAWKEKKGKLYKGSKLISGDTKFVDSIKAETGEEVTIFLKDTRISTTVMNKGNRAINTKALSEVSNKVLKSGEDFRGETKILNVPYEVIYKPIKDNEGNVLGMFFIGISKSVINNQIFEVFKSIGIIVILIAILSVIAANIFVSKITKVLLYSAGYMNTLSKGDFTKEVPGEYLNYKDEGGVLAKGIEGMRKSVNSLLYTIRNDFKTILDKSNSLVLISKELSGSSSDVSQTINQVAGANTNQAQELVAVNEVIDSFSNELSKIVEDINEIDRSSNEIDSMAKENSEKLPNIEKSITKVNDSFKMFKDDITEFSSNVLKINDITNIINSISDQTNLLALNAAIEAARAGEAGKGFAVVAEEVRKLAAQTKESSTSIDSLIKLLSNKIGAIVKETSEMDNEIVNQTNSINESVEAFTNITYAVNNIIPKIQKVNVSVDNLEKSKDKIVSSVEETSATAEEMAASTEEIAASSAEMSKSANKVYEVAENLESMTENLKENIIKFRINN
- a CDS encoding YhgE/Pip domain-containing protein; its protein translation is MNFFKVVWADIRNILSSKLMLLGLSAIICIPLIYGGMYLAAFWDPYSKTENIPVAVVNIDSGGKIDDKEVNYGNDIVNNLKDNKDLKWKFSKDLKNSKEYLEQGKYYAMFIIPKDFTKRMVQADKGILEKPNLIFVTNKKKNYVVGLISDKAAIAVKDSINKSMIYNIGIKVYDSMYELRDGMESASNGTSQIKDGVTDMKDAVPSMENGMDKLYNGASTLTNKINDAADGSNELRDGLGTLNGKMPDLIDGVNKLLKGSSTITDKIGDAADGSKSLRNGINSLSGKIPDLSDGIDKLYDGSTSLQDGLHEMDDNMPDLVDGVGKLKDGSKQLKDGLDQVKSGVGDAESTAKVQIEKNRQYIVRNVYPEVQRLTYIASTVDNQIPDNSNLKPISQIIVYNLQLLQGQLKDLADGGELDYSKIMGILNNTNSYLQSVSTSIESLMSKLDKSSNTYAVCSELDTQVKFLESTVSNIKSALESVKQLIDGIDKLDAGAKKLNDGLGELYDKTEDLKDGTDTLYNGSQNLTDGIGRLKDSVPELSNGVSTLYDGSVDLSDGLFKIQDGSKTLTDKLGELNNKVPDVESGVQKLYDGSTDLSDGLFKLYDGSGTLRDGIKTLKDKIPDLQDGVNKLYEGVAELHDKLADGAEKLSDKMVPSSKDMGNFMSSPLNVKDKPLYDVGGYGQGLAPYFISLGIWVGALLMFFLISENVNPNLKIKLPARIIGKYLSYCAVGTIQAVLLSAAVMALGLKPSNVTIYFTFNIFLSFVFIAIIQNFVFLFGDAGRLMAIIALILQLTSSNGTFPGELLPKFFKTIGPFLPFTYSISAMREIDWGIDYSVLQNDVIVLSIFLAASLICSLVFKKYSIKFNLILDLREIEEKAMKENFIEKR